The uncultured Cohaesibacter sp. genome window below encodes:
- a CDS encoding thiamine phosphate synthase, which translates to MEPTQIYLVTPRHIDLETFPPQLQAAMDGGEIAALLIDSETANDNELQKIAQTIAPMAQKNDIAVVLRGDSRVAGRTKCDGLHLDGDLTDIQNNVEDLSNRFMLGAEGGNKRHSAMEIGESGIDYIMFGRLDAPTADTIHEKSLEMAEWWSALFEVPAVIIGGMDLGECAKVSAMGIEFIALREAIWDHEAGPQVAVREAVSLLAEGAASAE; encoded by the coding sequence ATGGAGCCAACCCAGATTTATCTCGTCACCCCGCGGCACATTGATCTGGAAACTTTCCCGCCCCAATTGCAAGCAGCCATGGATGGAGGCGAAATCGCAGCCCTGCTGATCGATAGCGAAACCGCCAATGACAACGAGCTGCAGAAGATCGCCCAGACCATCGCCCCGATGGCCCAGAAGAACGATATCGCCGTCGTGTTGCGCGGTGACTCCCGCGTCGCCGGACGCACCAAATGCGACGGCCTTCATCTCGATGGCGACCTGACGGACATCCAGAACAACGTCGAGGATTTGTCGAACCGCTTCATGCTCGGCGCCGAAGGGGGCAACAAGCGCCACTCGGCCATGGAAATCGGCGAGAGCGGCATCGACTACATCATGTTCGGACGTCTCGACGCCCCGACCGCAGACACCATCCACGAGAAATCCCTCGAGATGGCAGAATGGTGGTCGGCCTTGTTCGAAGTGCCTGCCGTCATCATCGGCGGCATGGATCTTGGTGAGTGCGCCAAGGTGTCGGCAATGGGTATCGAGTTCATCGCCCTGAGGGAAGCCATCTGGGATCATGAAGCCGGACCTCAGGTTGCAGTTCGCGAGGCCGTATCGCTTCTGGCGGAAGGCGCAGCAAGCGCCGAATAA
- a CDS encoding tetratricopeptide repeat protein, whose translation MFSSKVRTPVAIPQQHARPFRHRLKDWRLGLGLAVAWTAIAGANLSADLAIAQPQIQPAAAAPPARAVSDPAPQSALDGSAASDSEAADQTPESAATGATAEDDADGTPDPTLNPPAAITDPSNPFDVPRFVLKSTSAYSAYQRGFYLTAFALATKLAGLGDVPSQTLLGNLYLDGSGIPQDFKEAANWFALAADQGDREAQFSLGMLYARGQGVDKDLQKALGWFEKAAAQDQKNAQFNLGLLYLQGQLVEQDTTKALDLLTKAANQGVAEAQYTLANLYQSDYFPTPNLDQAAYWMQLAAQNGFLDAQLEFGLMLFQGKGVAQDFAAARAWIKQAADAGSILAQNRLARILARGYGEPPAPVDAAKYYLLSKRAGKTDDWLEKFFKELPDAEKQLAIKELSSRTFW comes from the coding sequence ATGTTTTCAAGCAAAGTTAGAACGCCCGTGGCGATCCCGCAGCAGCATGCAAGGCCATTTCGGCATCGGCTCAAAGACTGGCGTCTCGGGCTCGGCCTCGCCGTGGCATGGACGGCAATTGCGGGAGCGAACCTCAGTGCCGATCTCGCAATTGCGCAGCCCCAGATACAGCCTGCAGCCGCAGCCCCTCCAGCCAGGGCGGTCAGCGATCCGGCCCCTCAGTCTGCCTTGGACGGCAGCGCCGCATCCGACAGTGAAGCGGCCGATCAGACTCCGGAAAGCGCAGCAACTGGAGCAACCGCCGAAGACGATGCGGACGGGACGCCCGACCCGACCCTCAATCCGCCGGCAGCCATAACCGACCCATCCAATCCATTCGATGTGCCGCGTTTCGTGCTCAAATCGACGTCTGCCTATTCAGCCTATCAGCGCGGCTTCTATCTCACCGCCTTTGCCCTTGCCACCAAGCTTGCTGGCCTTGGCGATGTCCCCTCGCAGACTCTGCTCGGCAATCTCTATCTCGACGGCTCCGGCATTCCGCAGGACTTCAAGGAAGCGGCCAACTGGTTCGCTCTCGCCGCAGATCAGGGCGACAGGGAAGCACAGTTCAGCCTCGGCATGCTCTATGCCCGGGGGCAGGGCGTCGACAAGGATTTGCAGAAGGCGCTTGGCTGGTTCGAGAAGGCCGCAGCACAGGATCAAAAGAACGCCCAGTTCAATCTGGGCCTGCTCTATCTGCAAGGGCAGCTGGTGGAGCAGGATACCACCAAGGCACTGGACTTGCTGACCAAGGCGGCCAATCAGGGCGTTGCAGAGGCGCAATACACGCTGGCCAATCTCTATCAGTCGGATTATTTCCCGACCCCCAATCTGGATCAGGCAGCCTACTGGATGCAGCTGGCAGCCCAGAACGGCTTTCTCGACGCCCAGCTGGAATTCGGCCTGATGCTGTTTCAGGGCAAGGGTGTCGCGCAGGACTTCGCCGCGGCTCGCGCCTGGATCAAGCAGGCCGCTGATGCCGGCAGCATTCTGGCCCAGAACCGCCTCGCCCGCATCCTCGCTCGCGGCTATGGCGAGCCCCCAGCTCCGGTCGATGCCGCCAAATATTATCTGCTCTCCAAGCGGGCAGGCAAGACGGACGACTGGCTTGAAAAATTCTTCAAGGAACTGCCCGACGCGGAAAAGCAGCTGGCAATCAAGGAACTCAGCAGCCGTACATTCTGGTAG
- the efp gene encoding elongation factor P produces the protein MKINGNEIRPGNVIEHQGTIWAAVKVNAVKPGKGGAFAQVELKNLLDGRKLNERFRASETVERVRLEQKDFTFLYEEGENLVFMDTESYEQLELNKDFVGERAAFLQDGMSVVVELYEERPIGIDLPDQVTLEVTETEPTIKGQTQSSSYKPAMLENGVRCMVPPFITTGERIVVDTNEIEYVKRAD, from the coding sequence ATGAAAATCAATGGTAACGAAATCCGGCCTGGCAACGTGATCGAACATCAGGGCACGATCTGGGCTGCAGTCAAGGTGAATGCAGTGAAACCCGGTAAGGGTGGTGCATTCGCTCAGGTTGAGCTGAAGAACCTGCTCGACGGCCGCAAGCTCAACGAACGCTTCCGTGCATCGGAAACCGTTGAGCGCGTGCGTCTGGAGCAGAAGGATTTCACGTTCCTTTATGAAGAAGGCGAGAACCTTGTCTTCATGGATACCGAATCCTATGAACAGCTTGAACTCAACAAGGATTTCGTCGGCGAGCGCGCTGCGTTCCTGCAGGACGGCATGTCTGTTGTGGTCGAACTCTACGAAGAACGCCCGATCGGCATCGATCTGCCGGATCAGGTCACGCTGGAAGTGACGGAAACCGAACCGACCATCAAGGGCCAGACCCAGTCGTCTTCCTACAAGCCGGCAATGCTTGAAAATGGCGTTCGCTGCATGGTGCCTCCGTTCATCACCACCGGTGAGCGGATCGTCGTCGACACCAACGAAATCGAATATGTGAAGCGCGCCGACTAG
- a CDS encoding inositol monophosphatase family protein yields the protein MARSALLNVMVQAALKAGRKLARDFGELENLQVSRKGPGDFVTNADLQAEKTLTDELRKARPNFGFLREESGAEEGLDTSHRWIIDPLDGTTNFLHGIPIFSISIALEHEGRIIAGVIYNPATDDLFTAERGRGAFHNDRRMRVAARDDIHDCVIGTGVPHLGRGKHKPYLAHLENVMAEVSGIRRLGSAALDMAYVASGRFDGFWEESINAWDIAAGVLMVREAGGFVTDMEGGDKMLEIGSVIAGNELIRMRLEKILKK from the coding sequence ATGGCACGCTCAGCTCTCCTCAACGTCATGGTACAGGCCGCACTCAAGGCAGGCCGCAAGCTTGCTCGCGATTTCGGTGAATTGGAAAACCTTCAGGTCTCTCGCAAGGGACCGGGCGATTTTGTCACCAACGCCGATCTGCAGGCAGAAAAGACCCTGACCGACGAGCTGCGCAAGGCACGCCCGAACTTCGGCTTCCTGAGGGAAGAATCCGGAGCCGAGGAAGGTCTCGACACGAGCCATCGCTGGATCATCGATCCGCTGGATGGCACCACCAACTTCCTGCACGGCATTCCCATTTTCTCCATTTCCATCGCACTGGAACATGAAGGCCGCATCATTGCCGGTGTGATCTACAACCCGGCCACCGACGACCTTTTCACTGCCGAACGGGGCCGTGGCGCGTTCCACAACGACCGCCGCATGCGCGTTGCCGCCCGCGATGACATCCATGATTGCGTCATCGGCACCGGTGTCCCTCATCTGGGCCGTGGCAAGCACAAGCCTTATCTGGCCCATCTGGAAAATGTCATGGCCGAAGTATCAGGCATCCGTCGCCTCGGCTCGGCCGCCCTCGACATGGCCTACGTGGCATCGGGCCGCTTTGACGGTTTCTGGGAAGAATCCATCAACGCCTGGGACATTGCCGCAGGGGTTCTGATGGTGCGTGAAGCAGGTGGCTTCGTGACCGATATGGAAGGTGGCGACAAGATGCTGGAAATCGGCTCTGTCATTGCAGGCAACGAGCTGATTCGCATGCGTCTGGAAAAAATTCTGAAGAAATAG
- a CDS encoding YeeE/YedE family protein, with amino-acid sequence MTAFTPLVSYAGGMLIGLAAVLLMLFWGRIAGMTGILAGILPPLGSDARWKASFLAGAILAPLLYQLTVADVDYQMPISSAELIVGGIITGIGVTFGSGCTSGHGVCGLARFSRRSAVAVIMFMSFAFLTVFVTRHIV; translated from the coding sequence GTGACCGCATTCACCCCCCTTGTTTCCTATGCTGGCGGCATGCTGATCGGCCTTGCAGCAGTTCTGCTGATGCTGTTCTGGGGTCGCATCGCCGGCATGACCGGCATTCTGGCAGGCATCCTGCCGCCTCTCGGAAGCGACGCGCGCTGGAAGGCAAGCTTTCTGGCCGGCGCCATACTCGCTCCCCTCCTCTATCAATTGACCGTCGCCGACGTTGACTACCAGATGCCCATTTCCTCCGCGGAACTCATCGTTGGTGGCATCATCACCGGTATCGGCGTGACCTTCGGCTCCGGCTGCACATCCGGCCACGGCGTCTGCGGCCTCGCCCGCTTTTCGCGTCGGTCGGCCGTGGCTGTGATCATGTTCATGAGCTTTGCCTTCCTGACCGTCTTCGTGACCCGCCATATCGTATAA
- a CDS encoding DUF6691 family protein, whose translation MRYIVVGLIGAIFGLGIITSGMGNPAKVLNFFDLAGSFDPSLAFVMAGALTVAVPGYAFIFRKVRKPVFTSDFNVPTNRKIDRKLVIGSSIFGIGWGIGGFCPGASLPALGLGHLSSYIFVLALVTGIILAQLIQKAKIFDLSSRAVRRIALNGDTGELQDRA comes from the coding sequence ATGCGCTATATCGTCGTTGGACTGATCGGGGCGATCTTCGGCCTCGGCATCATTACATCCGGCATGGGCAATCCAGCCAAGGTGCTTAATTTCTTCGATCTGGCTGGCAGCTTTGACCCCAGCCTAGCCTTTGTCATGGCGGGGGCCCTGACCGTTGCCGTGCCCGGTTACGCCTTCATATTCCGCAAAGTGCGCAAGCCTGTCTTCACCTCCGACTTCAACGTGCCAACCAACCGCAAGATCGACCGCAAGCTGGTCATCGGCTCTTCCATCTTCGGAATCGGCTGGGGTATTGGCGGCTTCTGCCCCGGAGCCTCCCTGCCCGCACTGGGTTTGGGGCACCTCTCCAGCTACATTTTCGTGCTGGCTCTCGTCACAGGAATCATCCTTGCACAACTGATTCAAAAAGCGAAAATCTTCGACCTCTCCTCCCGCGCCGTGCGCAGAATCGCGCTCAACGGCGATACCGGAGAATTACAGGACAGGGCATAA
- a CDS encoding flagellar motor protein MotA has translation MSSELDPYKLSSPQRYLWRMLIFIGAAAFVPIILYRQILQAFWSNPLLNSMIFFVLAIGIFLAMRQVVRLFREVKWVNNFRLGDPGLEVDRPPILLAPMATLLGDRVGRMAINTSTMRSILESVGMRLDEARDMSRYFTGLLVFLGLLGTFWGLLQTVSSVGDVISSLSVASSDVGVIFEDLKQGLEAPLQGMGTAFSSSLFGLSGSLVLGFLDLQASQAQTRFFTNLEDWLSTVTDINFEALDSGYGEALGNGDNEQLVAVLDQLSRKIDQVGADSKTGSGRSATSAMANLAEGIQGLVQHLRSEQQLMREWADQQATQQEEVKEVLVKLNNVLTLATKNRQD, from the coding sequence ATGTCTAGCGAACTCGATCCTTACAAGCTTTCAAGCCCACAACGCTATTTGTGGCGCATGCTCATTTTCATCGGCGCGGCAGCCTTTGTTCCCATCATCCTTTACCGACAGATCCTGCAGGCCTTCTGGAGCAACCCGCTTCTGAACTCCATGATCTTCTTCGTGCTGGCGATCGGCATCTTCCTGGCCATGCGGCAGGTGGTGCGGCTCTTCCGGGAAGTCAAATGGGTCAACAATTTCCGCCTCGGCGACCCCGGCCTCGAGGTTGACCGCCCCCCGATCCTGCTGGCGCCCATGGCAACCCTGCTTGGCGACCGGGTCGGTCGCATGGCGATCAACACCTCGACCATGCGCTCCATTCTGGAATCCGTCGGCATGCGCCTCGACGAAGCCCGCGACATGTCCCGCTATTTCACCGGCCTTCTGGTGTTCCTGGGCCTTCTGGGCACCTTCTGGGGCCTGTTGCAGACCGTGAGCTCGGTTGGCGACGTCATCAGCTCGCTCTCGGTTGCCTCCAGCGATGTCGGCGTGATCTTCGAAGACCTCAAGCAGGGTCTGGAAGCGCCATTGCAGGGCATGGGCACCGCCTTTTCATCCTCTCTTTTCGGTCTTTCCGGCTCGCTGGTCCTGGGCTTCCTTGATCTGCAGGCCAGCCAGGCCCAGACCCGCTTCTTCACCAATCTTGAAGACTGGCTGTCAACGGTCACCGACATCAACTTTGAAGCACTGGACAGCGGCTACGGCGAAGCACTGGGCAACGGCGACAACGAACAGCTCGTTGCAGTTCTTGACCAGCTCTCGCGCAAGATCGATCAGGTCGGCGCGGACAGCAAGACCGGCAGCGGTCGCAGCGCCACCTCCGCCATGGCCAATCTTGCCGAGGGCATTCAGGGGCTGGTGCAGCATCTGAGGTCCGAACAGCAGCTGATGCGCGAATGGGCAGACCAGCAGGCCACCCAGCAGGAAGAGGTCAAGGAGGTTCTTGTCAAGCTCAACAACGTCCTGACCCTTGCCACCAAGAACCGGCAAGACTAG
- a CDS encoding peptidoglycan -binding protein, translating into MGLSRNRRSEQRADYWPGFVDAMATLLLVLIFLLTVFMVAQFFLSQEISGKDTALNKLNSQIAELTELLALERAKGQDMESSLVTLQASLSSAEAARDRFALQIESQKGDQDTQGGQIASLTSKLESEKAISQRALAQVELLNQQISALRRQIAALEDALEASESRDKESQTKIASLGKRLNIALAQRVQELSRYRSDFFGRLREILSQRSDIRVVGDRFVFQSEVLFSSGEDRMKAEGEQELDHVADAIMELIQDIPEEIDWVLRVDGHTDNRPINSARFPSNWELSSARAISVVKYLISKGVPPKRLVAAGFGEFQPLEEGDSEDALRKNRRIEFKLTQR; encoded by the coding sequence ATGGGCCTGTCCCGGAACCGACGCAGCGAACAGAGAGCCGACTATTGGCCCGGGTTTGTCGATGCCATGGCAACGCTGTTGCTCGTGCTCATCTTTCTGCTCACAGTCTTCATGGTGGCCCAGTTCTTTCTCAGCCAGGAAATCTCGGGCAAGGACACGGCTCTCAACAAGCTCAACAGCCAGATTGCCGAGCTGACCGAGCTGCTGGCGCTGGAACGCGCCAAGGGGCAGGACATGGAAAGCTCGCTGGTGACCCTGCAGGCGAGCCTGTCGAGTGCTGAAGCCGCCCGTGACCGCTTTGCCCTGCAGATCGAAAGCCAGAAAGGCGATCAGGACACCCAGGGCGGCCAGATCGCCAGCCTGACCAGCAAGCTGGAGAGCGAGAAGGCCATTTCCCAGCGTGCCCTTGCGCAGGTGGAATTGCTCAATCAGCAGATCTCCGCTCTGCGCCGTCAGATCGCCGCACTGGAAGATGCCCTTGAGGCCTCCGAAAGCCGCGACAAGGAAAGCCAGACCAAGATTGCCAGCCTCGGCAAGCGCCTCAACATCGCCCTCGCCCAGCGCGTGCAGGAGCTGTCGCGCTATCGCTCGGACTTCTTCGGCCGTCTGAGGGAAATTCTCTCGCAGCGCTCCGATATCCGCGTGGTTGGTGACCGCTTCGTGTTCCAGTCCGAAGTCCTGTTCTCATCGGGTGAAGACCGCATGAAAGCGGAGGGCGAGCAGGAACTCGACCATGTGGCAGACGCCATCATGGAACTCATTCAGGACATTCCCGAGGAAATCGATTGGGTGCTGCGCGTCGACGGCCATACGGACAACCGGCCGATCAACAGCGCCCGCTTCCCTTCCAACTGGGAGCTGTCATCGGCCCGCGCCATTTCGGTGGTCAAATATCTGATTTCGAAGGGCGTGCCGCCCAAGCGTCTGGTGGCCGCCGGGTTTGGCGAATTCCAACCCCTGGAAGAAGGCGACAGCGAAGACGCTCTGCGCAAGAACCGCCGCATCGAGTTCAAGCTCACCCAGCGCTAG
- a CDS encoding ABC transporter transmembrane domain-containing protein, which produces MTESNSPSRVRFQPLSRLAPYALKYRGLVLAALVSLVLASLATLSLPILVRGFVDQGISDNDVASVNHFTGLLIVAVVLLALMSASRYYFVIILGERVVNDLRTDVFAKLTLLSPEFYDRVRSGEIVSRLTADATQIRSAVGASASLALRNFLLFSGAAVMMVVTSPRMSLLVLGAIPFIVLPLVFLGRWVRRKQRFAQDRLADSSAFATEAIGAMRILQAFTQEERARSVFSGSIEAAFGAARASVRARAVLTAFAFFVIFASIVGVLWYAAQDVTSGRLSAGALSQFVIYSTMAAAGLGGMSEVWGEISQASGSAERLFELLDETVLVKSADRVSRLGSATSLSVQFSDVDFHYPSSTRSPVLSALSFAIKAGETVAIVGPSGAGKTTVFQLLMRFYDPENGQILLGGQPVDQLALAELRKAIALVPQEPVIFAMSIADNIAMGRTGARRDDVVEAAKAAHAHDFIAAMPEGYDTMVGERGVTLSGGQRQRLAIARAILKDAPILLLDEATSALDAESERFVQLALADLMKGRTTIVIAHRLATVKKADRLLVLDKGALVEQGSHESLVAEGGLYARLARLQFSMDALDDESGPYEGLPDPSAG; this is translated from the coding sequence ATGACCGAATCCAATTCTCCCTCCAGGGTCCGTTTTCAGCCTCTGTCACGGCTGGCACCCTATGCCTTAAAATACCGGGGGCTGGTTCTGGCGGCGCTCGTCTCTCTGGTCCTTGCCTCGCTGGCGACCCTGTCGCTGCCGATTCTCGTCAGGGGTTTCGTCGATCAGGGCATCTCGGACAATGATGTTGCATCAGTGAACCACTTCACGGGGCTGCTCATCGTGGCCGTGGTCCTGCTGGCTCTGATGTCGGCGAGTCGCTACTATTTTGTCATCATTCTGGGGGAGCGCGTGGTCAATGATCTGCGCACGGATGTCTTTGCCAAGCTGACCCTGCTGTCGCCGGAATTCTATGACCGGGTGCGCAGCGGCGAGATTGTTTCTCGCCTGACGGCAGATGCCACCCAGATCCGCTCGGCCGTGGGGGCTTCGGCGTCTTTGGCCCTGCGCAACTTCCTGCTGTTCTCCGGGGCCGCGGTGATGATGGTGGTCACCAGTCCGCGCATGTCGCTTCTGGTACTCGGGGCCATTCCCTTCATCGTGTTGCCGCTGGTCTTTCTGGGGCGCTGGGTGCGCCGGAAACAGCGCTTTGCCCAGGACCGGCTGGCAGACAGCTCGGCCTTTGCGACAGAAGCGATTGGGGCGATGCGGATCCTGCAGGCCTTCACGCAGGAAGAGCGTGCCCGCTCCGTGTTCAGCGGCAGCATCGAGGCCGCTTTCGGTGCCGCAAGGGCTTCGGTACGGGCCAGAGCCGTGTTGACGGCCTTTGCCTTCTTCGTGATCTTTGCCTCGATCGTCGGTGTTCTGTGGTATGCGGCGCAGGATGTGACTTCCGGCCGGCTCAGTGCCGGGGCGCTCAGCCAGTTCGTGATCTATTCGACCATGGCAGCTGCCGGTCTTGGAGGAATGAGCGAGGTCTGGGGCGAAATTTCGCAAGCCTCCGGTTCTGCCGAGCGGCTGTTCGAGCTGCTTGATGAGACGGTGCTGGTGAAAAGTGCCGATCGGGTGTCGCGCCTTGGTAGCGCGACCAGTCTGTCGGTACAGTTCAGCGATGTGGATTTCCATTATCCGTCTTCCACCCGGAGCCCGGTGCTCTCGGCCCTTTCCTTTGCGATCAAGGCTGGCGAGACCGTGGCCATCGTCGGGCCGTCAGGCGCCGGCAAGACGACCGTGTTCCAGTTGCTGATGCGCTTCTATGATCCGGAGAACGGGCAGATCCTGCTCGGTGGGCAACCGGTTGACCAGCTTGCCCTTGCCGAGCTGCGCAAGGCCATTGCGCTGGTGCCGCAGGAGCCGGTGATCTTTGCCATGTCAATCGCCGACAATATCGCCATGGGGCGCACTGGGGCGCGCCGGGATGATGTTGTCGAAGCGGCCAAGGCTGCCCATGCTCATGACTTTATTGCGGCAATGCCCGAGGGCTATGACACCATGGTCGGGGAACGTGGTGTGACGCTTTCCGGTGGTCAGCGGCAACGGCTGGCGATTGCCCGGGCCATCCTCAAGGATGCGCCGATTCTGCTTCTCGACGAGGCGACCAGCGCGCTGGATGCCGAGAGTGAGCGCTTTGTGCAGCTGGCGCTGGCCGACCTGATGAAGGGGCGGACGACGATCGTCATCGCCCATCGTCTGGCAACCGTCAAGAAGGCTGACCGGTTGCTGGTGCTGGACAAGGGAGCGCTGGTGGAGCAGGGCAGCCACGAAAGTCTCGTGGCCGAGGGCGGGCTTTATGCGCGACTGGCTCGGCTGCAATTCAGCATGGATGCACTGGATGATGAGTCCGGGCCCTATGAAGGGCTGCCCGATCCTAGCGCTGGGTGA
- the rpmE gene encoding 50S ribosomal protein L31 has protein sequence MKKELHPDYHMIKVVMTDGTEFMTRSTYGSEGETLNLDIDPTSHPAWTGSTNQLLDRGGRVSRFKDKFAGFLGA, from the coding sequence ATGAAAAAAGAACTCCATCCTGACTATCACATGATCAAAGTTGTCATGACCGATGGCACCGAATTCATGACCCGCTCCACCTATGGTTCCGAGGGCGAAACCCTGAACCTGGATATCGACCCGACTTCTCATCCGGCCTGGACTGGTTCCACCAACCAGCTGCTGGACCGTGGCGGTCGCGTATCCCGCTTCAAGGACAAGTTTGCTGGCTTCCTGGGCGCCTAA
- a CDS encoding DUF1465 family protein encodes MNDKRKHTHSSTPVSFGAKLADSDSFKTLFRDGMALVEEAADYLDGEGRAEAKSLPRVASLAYATESMRLTTRLMQMASWLLLQRAVNEGEMTLEQAGQEKNKVRLHGLSSSKESPGWDELPVRLRDLIEQSMHMQKRIRHLDEVIYSKRATDESRDVPLQANPVGDQIGMIANAFAARAAD; translated from the coding sequence ATGAACGACAAGCGAAAGCATACCCACAGTTCCACCCCGGTATCCTTTGGGGCGAAACTTGCGGATTCCGATAGTTTCAAGACCCTGTTCAGGGATGGTATGGCGCTGGTTGAAGAAGCTGCCGACTATCTTGACGGGGAAGGGCGCGCCGAGGCGAAAAGTCTGCCACGGGTCGCCTCGCTTGCCTATGCGACCGAATCCATGCGCCTCACAACACGGTTGATGCAGATGGCTTCGTGGCTGCTGCTGCAACGTGCTGTCAATGAAGGCGAAATGACGCTGGAACAGGCCGGGCAGGAAAAGAACAAGGTGCGTCTGCACGGGCTTTCTTCCTCCAAGGAGAGCCCGGGGTGGGACGAACTGCCGGTTCGCCTGCGTGACCTCATTGAACAGTCCATGCATATGCAGAAACGCATTCGTCACCTCGATGAAGTGATCTATTCCAAGCGGGCTACCGATGAAAGTCGGGACGTTCCGCTGCAGGCCAACCCGGTTGGCGATCAGATCGGCATGATTGCCAACGCCTTTGCAGCAAGAGCGGCCGACTGA
- a CDS encoding NAD(P)H-quinone oxidoreductase yields the protein MIMQIATEMRAIVAPEPGGPEKLQIITRPVPTPSDDEVLIKVKAAGVNRPDCIQRAGNYPPPPGASDILGLEVAGEIVKVGANVKTWKVGDKATALVSGGGYAEYCVAHAGSVLEIPKNWSFTEAASVPENIFTVWHNVFQRGKLRPEETLLVHGGSSGIGLTAVQLGKAFGAKVAVTAGSEEKCKACLDLGADLAINYKTQDFVTEIKNWTNKKGVNVILDMVGGDYISKNYVIAAEDGRIVQIAFLNGGVAEVDFRRLMMKRLTHTGSTLRARSHEVKAEIAADLRKEVWQLLSCGLIKPQVYKVFPFEEAAKAHELMESSSHIGKIMLEL from the coding sequence ATGATCATGCAGATAGCAACAGAAATGAGAGCAATCGTGGCCCCCGAGCCGGGAGGACCGGAAAAGCTTCAAATCATCACGCGCCCTGTTCCCACACCTTCGGACGATGAAGTGCTGATCAAGGTCAAGGCCGCAGGCGTCAACCGCCCGGATTGCATCCAGCGCGCTGGCAACTACCCGCCGCCTCCAGGCGCATCCGACATTCTGGGACTGGAAGTCGCCGGCGAGATCGTAAAGGTTGGCGCCAACGTCAAGACCTGGAAAGTCGGAGACAAGGCAACTGCTCTGGTGTCCGGCGGCGGCTATGCCGAATATTGCGTCGCCCATGCCGGCAGTGTTCTCGAGATCCCCAAGAACTGGAGCTTCACGGAAGCAGCCAGCGTACCGGAAAACATCTTCACCGTCTGGCACAATGTCTTCCAGCGCGGCAAGTTGCGCCCCGAGGAAACCCTGCTGGTCCATGGCGGCTCGTCAGGCATCGGCCTCACGGCCGTGCAGCTGGGCAAGGCGTTCGGAGCCAAGGTTGCGGTTACCGCCGGCAGCGAGGAAAAGTGCAAGGCCTGCCTCGATCTGGGGGCGGATCTGGCCATCAATTACAAGACACAGGACTTCGTTACCGAGATCAAGAACTGGACCAACAAGAAGGGCGTCAATGTCATTCTGGACATGGTTGGTGGCGACTATATTTCCAAGAATTATGTCATTGCCGCGGAAGACGGCCGCATTGTCCAGATTGCCTTCCTGAATGGCGGCGTTGCCGAAGTCGATTTCCGCCGACTGATGATGAAACGCCTGACCCACACCGGTTCGACCCTGCGCGCCCGCTCCCATGAGGTGAAGGCAGAAATCGCTGCGGATCTGAGAAAGGAAGTCTGGCAGCTTCTCTCCTGCGGCCTGATCAAACCCCAAGTCTACAAGGTCTTTCCGTTCGAGGAAGCCGCAAAGGCACACGAGCTGATGGAAAGCTCGAGCCATATCGGCAAGATCATGCTGGAACTGTGA